The following coding sequences lie in one Flagellimonas eckloniae genomic window:
- a CDS encoding outer membrane lipoprotein-sorting protein, producing MKRIKFFTPITALMLAITGVNAQSNEERGLQIAKAAEKADEGFGSSIVDLKMTLKNKNGQTSERFLTNRTLELIEDGDKSLIVFESPKDVKGTATLTYTHKIGADDQWLYLPSIKRVKRISSNNKSGPFVGSEFAYEDLSSQEIEKYAYKFLKEEGDLLHVEQDPVDPKSGYTRRIVTYNKNKGYRLEKIEFYDRKNALLKTLTYSDYKLYKDKFWRAATFKMVNHQSNKETLLKFGEYNFGAELAEEDFTEVALKRAGS from the coding sequence AAGAATAAAGTTTTTTACCCCAATAACAGCTTTAATGCTAGCAATTACAGGTGTTAACGCACAATCAAATGAAGAACGGGGGTTACAGATTGCAAAAGCGGCTGAAAAAGCAGATGAAGGATTTGGAAGCTCAATAGTGGATTTAAAAATGACACTCAAAAATAAGAATGGACAAACGAGTGAGCGTTTTTTAACCAATCGCACATTGGAATTGATAGAGGATGGTGACAAATCTTTAATCGTTTTTGAAAGCCCAAAAGATGTAAAAGGAACCGCAACCTTGACATATACCCACAAAATAGGGGCAGACGATCAATGGCTGTACCTGCCCTCTATTAAAAGGGTGAAAAGAATATCATCAAACAACAAATCGGGCCCTTTTGTGGGAAGTGAGTTTGCCTACGAAGATCTGTCTTCCCAAGAGATAGAGAAATATGCATATAAATTTCTTAAAGAAGAAGGAGATTTGTTACACGTTGAGCAAGATCCTGTAGACCCTAAATCTGGTTACACAAGGAGGATTGTAACGTATAACAAGAACAAGGGATACCGTCTAGAGAAAATTGAATTTTATGACAGAAAGAACGCATTGTTAAAAACGTTGACGTATAGTGATTACAAGCTGTATAAAGACAAATTTTGGAGAGCTGCGACATTTAAAATGGTCAACCATCAAAGTAATAAAGAAACCCTATTAAAGTTTGGGGAATATAATTTTGGTGCGGAATTGGCGGAAGAGGATTTTACCGAAGTAGCATTAAAAAGGGCAGGGAGTTAG
- a CDS encoding 3-keto-disaccharide hydrolase — MKTKYIFSALGVIFLACTALKTESVNKSIETDWELLLDKDLSKWDIFMGVPHYSVELEGYEKGNGMKGTPIGLGKDPLNVFSVKEMDGEQVLHITGQIYAGLSTKSEFENYHFSTEFKWGTKQWEPRLEDKRDSGILYHCQEPHGQFWNVWMKAPEMQVQESDCGDFHPLAGVAMDIRASKVDENGKELWAYDPNGEIKTFKSGPGGRCKKSINYEKPNDEWNLLELICIGDKAYHIVNGKVVMVLENSVQFDEEGTPTSLTKGKIQIQSEAAEVFYKNLKIAKVDKLPKAFAKQLR; from the coding sequence ATGAAAACCAAATACATTTTTTCTGCTTTGGGAGTAATCTTTTTAGCATGTACAGCACTTAAAACTGAATCCGTTAACAAATCAATAGAAACCGATTGGGAATTATTACTGGATAAGGATTTGAGCAAATGGGACATATTTATGGGAGTTCCGCATTATTCTGTAGAATTGGAAGGATATGAGAAAGGAAATGGCATGAAAGGTACGCCCATTGGATTGGGTAAAGACCCCTTAAATGTATTTTCCGTAAAAGAAATGGACGGGGAACAGGTACTCCATATCACAGGTCAAATATATGCCGGATTGAGCACTAAATCAGAGTTTGAAAATTATCATTTTAGCACTGAATTCAAATGGGGCACCAAACAATGGGAGCCCCGATTGGAAGACAAAAGGGATAGTGGCATTTTGTACCACTGCCAAGAACCCCATGGTCAGTTTTGGAACGTATGGATGAAAGCTCCAGAAATGCAGGTTCAAGAGAGTGATTGTGGTGATTTTCATCCTTTGGCAGGTGTAGCTATGGACATCAGAGCTTCAAAGGTTGATGAAAATGGAAAAGAATTGTGGGCCTATGACCCAAATGGCGAAATCAAGACCTTTAAAAGTGGCCCAGGCGGTAGATGTAAAAAAAGCATCAATTACGAAAAACCAAATGATGAATGGAACTTATTGGAACTCATTTGTATTGGAGACAAAGCCTACCATATTGTAAATGGTAAAGTAGTTATGGTCTTGGAAAATTCAGTTCAATTTGATGAAGAAGGTACTCCAACTTCCCTGACAAAGGGAAAAATACAAATTCAGTCTGAAGCTGCAGAGGTGTTTTATAAAAACTTAAAAATAGCCAAGGTGGATAAACTTCCTAAGGCCTTTGCAAAGCAACTGAGATAA